Within the Mus caroli chromosome 10, CAROLI_EIJ_v1.1, whole genome shotgun sequence genome, the region GCTATGCTGGGACCTTCTCAGGACACTGGGCAGAGTGACATTTGTCCCTTATAGGTTACtgagcctccccccccccccccccccacttcctcacTGTATTTGTTCTTTCTGGTTTCTCGCTTGACAAACACATTCTGATTTAGCACTGTAGATACTTCTTGTCCTAGCTAGTTGTCCCCTTGTTTCAAAATGATGGCCAGGTGGTCTTTGAAGTCGCTACCAGTGGAtggacaagtgtgtgtgtgtgtgtgtgctcttttgtttggtttcaaTATAACTGTAAGTAAGCATGAATAAATGCCACTTTCCACACCAAACAATCATTGTCTGCTTTACACATACAGTAATTTTCCTGTCCAGATGGGAGAGGTGACATGTCCCAACACTTATTCTTGTCTTGTGGCACTTACAGGTTTCATATTTTACAAGGACTTAATGGGATGGGGAGTAGGGGGTGTTTGTGTTTTGAAAGGGTatagagggctggggagatggctcagtgggtaagagcgccgactgctcttccaaaggtcccgagttcaaatcccagcaactacatggtggctcacaaccatccataaccaaatctgatgccctcttctggagtatctgaggacagctacagtgtacttacatataataaataaataaaccttaaaaaaaaaagggtataGAATCAAAAAGACAAACTTTATGCTTCTCCCATTGCAGCCCTGACTCAAACCAGCCTTGTTATCTCCAAGTACCATACACTTATaattatatgctatatattagttttatatatattatattttatttatattgtgtgtgtgtgtgtgtatgcagtttGGGTTCATAGAAAAATTAGCCATAATCCAAAGTTTCTGTGTTTGGTCTTTATTGTCAAAATCCTTTCCCAAAGTGGTGCCTTTGTTATGGACGTATGAAGCAGCCTCACTGCACAGCAACAGTCAGAGCATCAAGTGTGTAATTTTGTCCTGGTGGTGTACATTCGATGGATTTTGACAAATGTCAAGGGCGTGTATACTTTCAATATAATTATTACCAGAAAGTATAGTAGCCCTGCCTAGCACATCCCTTATTACCtgttcattcttccttctctaaTCCCCTGTCAACCCATGATCTTTTTACCTAACTGCCTACTGAATTCTATATTGGCTACTCTTGTTTGATTAGTTATGAAGCTGAAATCAGTGCCCAAGTACAAGtgtgtcaagtgtgtgtgtgtgtgtgtgtgtgtgtgtgtgtgtgtgtgtatactatagCTCTTAACTCATTGTGAGAGCCAAGGATCTTGATTGCAGTCTCGCTGGataaaaaatgtgtttaatattGTAGTAAACTGCCGAGTTGTCCCCCCAAGTCGCTGTAGGGGCCTTCTCCCAATGTGGCCAGAAGTTCCTGTGTCTTCTGATCTAGTTGGAGGCTCTGCCTTCAAGCACTAAGACTGTCTATGGCAATAGGAAAGAATTTAGACCTGGAACATACCACACCACAGTTGGGTTTTATCCATTTAAAGTGCTTACACCCAAGCCAAACCCACGCAGAAATGTGTCCTGAGAGCCTGTGGCCATTACTTTGAGGGTTAACTAGGTAGTCAGATATAGGTGGTACACAGAGTGGGGACTGCCAGAAAGCCCTCATGTATTCCTGTGCTAGAGCTAGGGGGGTGAGGCCCCCACACGTGATTCTAGATCCTTCTAGATTAGGGGGGTGGGCTTGCCTTGGTTACCTGGCCGACAATGCCCGGCCTCTGTGACGTATGTAGCCGTCCCCAAGGGTACCCCTCTCCAACTGGGCGGCCGGCGCCTGCCCCGCGGCCGGTTGGTGCCCCGCGATGGGGCAGCCGGGAGCGGCTGGCCAGGCCTCGCGGGCCGCTGTTCCGGGCCACCAGCCACCATGCCCTGGTGGAGTAATTTATGCTGTGAGTAGTGCGCCCCCTGGCGGCCGTAGCGTGGCGGTGGCTGGGAATGGTGATTCTTCTAGATGGGGGGTGTGGTTTCTAGCCTTTCAGTCTTCCTGAGAGTCGCAGCAGGCCAGGACAGAGGGCATTGCTTTCCAACCCTAAGCTTTGCACTCCAAAGTCAACTTAGCCTTGGAGAGCAGGGCCAAGCCTCCATGAAGGTCATGTGCTTGCTACACGTGCCAGTCTAACCTGGAGATGAGCACAATAGAGGCTTTtccactgatttatttatttatttatttatttatttatttatttaacgttTTGATCTCAGCAGCCTCCTCCTCATGTCCCCCTCCCGGACAGCCCCACTCCCTTCcgcttttcctctgagaagagggagggcGCCCAGGGTATTTCCTGACACTTCAAGTCACTACAGGactgggcacatcctctcccactgaggcaagccAGAGCAGCTcagggaacaggatccacaggcagggaacagattcagagacagcccctgctccagttcttgggggggagggggcggcagCGGAGCATAATAGATTTTCACACAGGGTCAATACACAGGCTACCCCAAGAGTAAAATATCACTTCTTGCCAGACAGAGGGCACAGCCTCCAGTACCATAGCTTGGAGAAGGAACAGAGGTGGTTGATGGAAGGGAGCCAGAAAATGATCCAAGACTAAAGAGGTCATTTtaccccctccccagcctggaGAGAGCAACCATGGAGCAGAGGTGGACCGCGTCTCTCTGCGTGGGCTGACGCATCACAGTGTGTCCTGCGTGTGGGCATCGCTGTGGGTTCAAACACATGATGCAGGCTTTGCAAATGCGCATGTGGGCCACGCCGCAGGGGTGCGCGAGGACATTTCTGTATCCTGTTGGAACCTGATTTAAACGGCCTTGGCCACCAGGCTTGGTAGTTGCGAAGGCTAAGCTCAAGGCTTGGGCCATCGGATGTTTGATAGCTTGGCTATGCAGTAGAGGCCGAATTTTTGGAAGTGAACTTCCCAGTAAGTTCTGTACAAATTGGGGTCAGGGATTGAGGCAAGAAGAGGCCGACAAAACCGCAGAGTAGTCTAATCCTATAGGCAAATCAGAAAGGATGCTATGTTCATAATTTGGGGTTGTATCTGGaagactggttttttttttttttttttttaagatttatttatttaatgtaagtacactgtagctgtcttcagacactccagaagagggcgccagatctcgttgtggatggttgtgagccaccatgtggtcgctgggatttgaactctggaccttcggaagagcagtcgggtgctcttacccactgagccatctcaccagccctggaagaCTGTTCTTAAATAAGAAATTTACTTACAATTTACTACAGGACTAGTAAGCCACTTAAGACTTCCTAagcatttttgttattattatttttttaattttgtctgtgCATTGGTGAGAGggtatcagagcccctggaaccatagttacagacagctgtgagctaccctgtgggtactgaacctgggtcctctgcaagagcagccagtgctcttaactactgagccgtctctccatcccccactcccatcccccacccccgaacattttttttagaaaaagagtaCATAAAGCAGTTCCTTGAGTATTGCTTCGCCATTCTTACCTGTTTTGTCCTGCTAGTTGGCTGGCACCTGCTTGTTTTGTGTCCTGTAGCTCAACTCTAAGCATCCCAGTGTAGAATTTAAAGGGAAAAAGGGTGGActtggaaaaatggctcagtgattaaaaacagtTTGTTCTTGAGGAAGGCCTGCCTGTGTTTGGTTCTCTgtaaccacctggtggctcacaaccatcctccTGACCTCTGAGAGTGGTGCGTCTATATTTATAATATGCAGGcagaatatacacataaaaataaactaggttttttgttttgttttaatttcttttccacCGGGTGgagatggtgcatgcctttaatcccagcacttgggaggcagaggaaggcagatttctgagttcgaggccagcctggtctacaaagtgagttccaggacagcagggctatacatagaaaccttgtcccgaaaaaccaaaaaagatttatttgtaggGAAAATAAGTCTCTTTTTAATTGTTATGGAGACTAGAGAGATTGTTCTATTGAGCACTTGCTTTCTCAAGAGgacttgggggcgggggggggggagctggggctggagagatggctcaccagttaagagcactgactgttcttccagaggtcctgagttcagatctcagcaaccacatgatggttcacaaccatccgtaatgagatctgatgccctcttctggggtgtctgaagacagttacagtgtacttacatataataaatctttgggctggagctagcgggccagagagagaaggaaaaaaaaaatagataaaaaagagGACTTAGCAGGCtccccagttccaagggatctgactccctcttttggcTTTTGTGTTAATTTCACACACGAGGCcttcactcacacagacacacataagataaataaatatttaaaaatgaatgtaaaagtCTTTCCTATTAACTTGTAGAGGCAATGGTGTGGAACACTGCTCTTTATTACCCTGTTCAAGAAAATTCCTGCCTTTCCTAGCACCAGAGAAGGCAAGGGGGTATTTTAGTCTTGGGCTTGTAGTAAGACAATCCTTTATACTTTTCCCAGTTATTAGTAAAATTTAATGAGTTTGTCAGTGACTGATTTTATTTCTCCACCTTGTAGCACAAGCCCACAATAACTTACCTTCCAAGAAGCAAATAAGAGATCAGATCTCTTGTTGCAttagagtttctttctttcttccccccctttttttttctcgagGGGGGgggtctctgtgtagtcctggctgtcctggaactcactctatagaccaggctggccttgaactcagagatctgcctacctctgactCTTGGCTAACTTTAGATTCTCAATAGAGAAATAATAATTGTGTATATTTTCTGGAGTAAAATTGCTGTTTTCATCAAAGtatgattttgttttcctcttccttttctccacgTTTTAAGTggtaaacaaatatattttgcaCACGGTTCTGAAGGCTAACAAGTCAAAAATCATGGAGCCATGCACAGACTATAGATCCATTCAAACTAATTAACGTAGCCATATGTGACCATGTTATTTTATTGTAGTAACAAcaccaaaaattttattttagcagtTTTGAAATATGCATGTATTAGCTATATTGCTTCCTTATATGAGTGGACCACTCGAGtttgtgatagatagataggtggatggatggatgagatcATAGGAGTTCCCCAGCATTCTCCTTGTTGTTGGTGATGGGTGTGGAACGCAGGACCTTGAGCACACTAGGCAGACACTCCACCACTGAACCACAGCCCAGCTTATGTTttatcttgagacaggatctttgtgAGTGCCCCAAGCTGGCCCTGGACTGCCAATCTGCCTACCCTTCCTGCAGTCAAACGCTCTGCTAGTTTGAATGGACCTTTTCGTCTGTTACGTAAAGAAGTACATACCCTGTGCTGCTTTGGAAGTGCATGAAATTGAACTCAGACTAGCAAAATGATTAAAACATATCACATACTAAATCCCTCCCTATGATAATTGATAATAATTTGTGAAAGATAGGAAGAGAATTTAGGCTAAAATGAAGTTACTTGTTGGTCTTTCAAAGCCTGCACTCCCTCATTTTACAGAAATAAACCTCACCTAATTTTAAATCATTCTCAcaaacatccccccccccacccctccatcacCAAGTATGCTTTCAGTGGTGGTTTTCCCCAGTGAGCTGCTGTGTGATTcagtgctgggggaggggtctgGCTATGTCCCTGATGTCCCCGGTTACTGCAGTTCCCTGTGCCCCATGAGCTTCATTAAATCATGTTTGACTTTTtacacctaatttttttttttaagatttattatttattttatgtgtgtgggtacactgttgctgtcctcagacacaccagaagagggcatcagattcctttacagatggttgtgagtcaccatgtggttgctgggaattgaactcaggacctctggaagagcagtcttaactcTTAACCGCTCTTAAccgctctctccagcccctgcccaatgttttttctttgtttgtttgtttgtttgtttttaatttgcttaaATGCAGACATAACAGAAAACCACGGCATCATCAATAGCCTCCcacattctttctccctcctctccagccttTGAAGTTTCTTGCAAACAAACCTTCCTGCTTAACCTTGGCCTTTTGTGTCGCTGGTTCAGCAGACCAGGCTGAGCACACTGCGCCTTTGGCCTATCATTTTCTCACAACTAGGTTCCATTTAGGTTCCATTCGTTGGGAATCTGACGTGTGCTTTCTCAGTGATTCCCACAGGCTCTCAGGCCTGATCACTTGGTTGTGGTGGCACCTGTTGGATTTTTTCCATTGTaaaggggcttttttttttttaattgtcactTGTGTGTCCATTGTTGGGGTCCAAGAGTTGCCCCACAAACCACAGGAATaccaatctcagtcagacagggatcaTGTATTGAACATCTGAAGACTGATTGATCAGGGCAGTGGCTCAGAATTCAGCATATAAAGGGCTAAAACCACGAAAGCCACAATGAGCTCATATGCAGGTGCTGGAAGTGCTGcccagtggtcagccctgactgaagccattttagacataacagttcatattgacctttaactTGATGGGTCCTAAGTGAAGCTTATGGTTgtagaatttcttaagattaataAACCTTATAGCACATAGAACataacagggtatgtggtcagcatgaccctgctctgagtcaagttatttttctccGTCAGTGACTGTTAGGCATGTtatagcaacaatatgaaatagctggcaggcatggaacaaaatggctccAGCTATCCTATGGGGGCAGACTTCAACACTCGGAAACTTTATGCTTCCTGAAAACCTTTCTCCCAGTGAATTTAGCAGCGTTTGATCCTTGACTGTATGTACTATTCCGAGcatcatattttttattattttagtttatttatttgaggcagaTTATTTAATTGAGACATATTATGTCATCcgggaactcacagaaatctacctcctctgcctctcaaactctctgggattaaagacatagatcaccatgcccggctttatttttatttctgagatgaggtctcacttTGCCCAGGATGGTCCTCAAGCTTGCAGTACTCCCTGCCCCTGTTCACTAAGTAACAAACCTCCTCTTCccgacctccccacccccaccccacccccaccttcataTTTGGTTTGGCACTGAAACTCAGAGCTGTGAGCACGTTAGGAAAGGGAGATAGAGTCTCTCTGTTTAGTTCTCTAGCTGTCTCCCAGCCAAGCTGGCATGTAAATCATAGGtacctgagtgctggagttaaagtcATGTGATTTTAATCCTGATtgatttccccacccccacccaaccccccaaggacagggtttctctttgtacccctggctgtcctggaactcactctgtagaccaggctggcctcaaaccgcCAGCctgaatccacctgcctctgcctcccaagtgctgggatcaaaggtgtgtgccaccaaggcccggtctgattttgttttttaaatagtactcctcgggctggagagatggctcagtggttaagagccctaactgctcttccagaggtcctgagttcaaatcccagcaaccacatggtggctcacaaccatctgtaatgagatctgactccctcttctggggtgtctgaagacagctacagtgaacttacatataataaataaataaatcttttaaaaataatagtactCCTCAATCCTCATttactggattttgtttttttatcccTACTCATGTATTCAtgaggatttctttttaaaaagatatcctTTCCTTGTATacattttgcttgcatatatacacacctgtgtactgtgtgtgttcagtgcccatagaggccaggaTAGGATGTTGGATCcagccaccatgtaggtgtttGGAATTGAGCgtccaggtcctctacaaaacCAGAATGTGCTATTAAGCACTGAGGCATCTATGTCTGCAGTCCAAGTAACTAACATCTCAACAGCCGaggaaggagaggtgaggagCCAAGCGTGTAGCGCCTTTGAAGAGGTTTGAGATGCTCCTTGGAAAGGAGTAGCCATGGTCCAATATATGAAACATTTACAAATACTTCCACAATCTACCACACTGTACTGCTAAGGAGAGTGTTACGCTTGTTGAACAAAgtcatttttccctttttctttccccttgtTAATAGTTGGACAGAGAGAGTCAGAAGATGTGAAAGAAAAAGACCGAGCTAAAGAAATGGCAGCCAGCTCCACAGTTGTTGAAGATATCACAAAGGACGAGCAGGAGGAAACACCGGAAATAATCGAACAGATCCCTGCTTCAGAGAGCAATGTGGAAGAAATGGCGCAGGCTGCCGAGTCCCAAGCTAATGACGTCGGCTTCAAGAAGGTATTTAAATTTGTTGGTTTTAAATTCACGGTGAAGAAGGATAAAAACGAAAAGTCAGATACCGTCCAGCTACTCACTGTCAAAAAGGATGAAGGTGAAGGGGCAGAAGCCTCCGTTGGAGCAGGAGACCACCAAGAGCCCGGAGTGGAGACCATCGGCGAATCAGCATCCAAAGAAAGTGAGCTGAAGCAATCCACGGAGAAGCAAGAAGGCACCCTGAAGCAAGCACAGAGCAGCACAGAAATTCCCCTTCAAGTCGAATCTGGTCAAGGGACCGAGGAAGAAGCAgccaaagatggagaagaaaaccGAGAGAAAGAACCTACCAAGCCCCTAGAATCTCCGACCAGCCCTGTCAGCAATGAGACAACATCTTCCTTCAAGAAATTCTTCACTCACGGTTGGGCCGGCTGGCGCAAGAAGACCAGCTTCAAGAAACCCAAGGAAGATGATCCGGAAACTTCCGAGAAGAGAAAGGAGCAAGAGGCTGAAAAAGTAGacgaggaagaaggggaaaagacaGAGGCAGCCCCAGCCGAGGAGCAGCGGGAGCCTGCAGAAGGCACAGACCAGGCCAGGTTGTCAGCCGACTATGAGAAGGTGGAGTTGCCTTTGGAAGACCAGGCCGGTGACCTGGAGGCATTGTCGGAGAAGTGTGCTCCTTTGGCAACGGAAGTGTTTGACGAGAAGACGGAAGCCCACCAAGAAGTTGTTGCAGAGGTCCACGTGAGTACCATGGAGAAGACAACGAAAGGGCAAGGAGGAGCAGAGGTGGAAGGGGATGTGGTGGTAGAAGGATCAGGAGAGTCCTTGCCCCCTGAGAAACTGGCTGAGACCCAGGAGGTCCCCCAGGAAGCTGAGCCTGTGGAGGAGCTGATGAAGACCAAAGAAGTATGCGTCTCTGGGGGTGACCATACTCAGTTGACAGATCTAAGTCCTGAAGAGAAGATGCTACCCAAACACCCTGAAGGCATTGTCAGTGAGGTGGAGATGCTTTCCTCTCAGGAGAGAATCAAGGTACAGGGAAGTCCCCTGAAGAAACTCTTCAGCAGTTCAGGCTTAAAGAAGCTCTCCGGGAAGAagcagaaggggaagagaggaggaggcggGGGAGATGAAGAGCCAGGAGAATACCAACACATTCAAACAGAGTCCCCAGAGAGTGCTGATGAGCAGAAGGGAGAGAGCTCTGCCTCTTCCCCTGAAGAGCCCGAGGAGATCACGTGTCTGGAGAAGGGGCCATCGGAAGCACCCCAGGAAggggaagctgaggaaggagcaACTTCcgatggagagaagaaaagggaagggatcACCCCCTGGGCATCCTTCAAAAAGATGGTGACACCCAAGAAACGGGTCCGAAGACCTTCTGAGAGCGACAAGGAAGAAGAGCTGGACAAGGTCAAGAGTGCCACCTTGTCCTCCACGGAGAGCACGGTGTCTGGAATGCAGGATGAGGTCAGAGCGGTTGGCGAGGAGCAAAGGTCAGAGGAGCCAAAGCGCAGGGTGGATACTTCAGTGTCTTGGGAGGCATTGATTTGTGTCGGATCGTCCAAGAAGAGAGCGAGGAAGGCATCCTCTTCAGATGATGAAGGAGGGCCAAGAACACTGGGAGGGGATGGTCACAGAGCGGAGGAGGCTAGCAAAGACAAAGAAGCTGCAGCAGATGCTCTTCCTGCCAGCACCCAGGAACAAGACCAAGCGCAAGGAAGCTCCTCGCCCGAGCCAGCTGGAAGCCCTTCTGAAGGGGAGGGCGTCTCCACCTGGGAGTCATTTAAGAGATTAGTCACTCCACGAAAAAAATCCAAGTCAAAACTGGAAGAGAGAGCCGAAGACTCCGGTGCAGAGCAGTTGGCCTCCGAGACCGAACCAAGTAGAGAGGAATCTTGGGTTTCCATTAAGAAATTTATTCCTGGACGGCGGAAGAAAAGGGCAGATGGGAAGCAAGAACAGGCCGCTGTTGAAGACTTGGGGCCAGGAGAAATCAATGAGGACGACCCCGATGTCCCAGCTGTTGTGCCTCTGTCTGAGTACGATGCggtagagagagagaagctggaagcgCAGCAAGCTCAGGAGAATGTGGAGCTGCCCCAGCTGAAGGgggctgtgtatgtgtctgaggaGCTTAGTAAGACTCTGGTTCACACTGTGAGTGTCGCCGTCATTGATGGGACCAGGGCAGTCACCAGTGCCGAAGAGCGGTCCCCTTCGTGGATATCTGCTTCCATGACAGAACCTCTTGAACACGCAGAGGGAGTAGCCACACCGACTGTTGGAGAGGTCACTGAAAAAGACATCATTGCAGAAGAAACTCCTGCACTCACCCAGACTTTACCAGGGGGCAAAGATGCCCATGACGACATAGTCACCAGTGAAGTGGATTTCACCTCAGAAGCTGTGACAGCCGCAGAAACCACAGAGGCGCTCCGCGCTGAAGAAGTTACCGAAGCATCAGGGGCAGAAGAGACCACAGACATGGTGTCTGCAGTTTCCCAGCTGTCCGACTCCCCGGACACCACAGAGGAAGCCACCCCAGTTCAGGAGGTAGAGGGCGGCATGCTAGATAAGGAAGAACAGGAGCGCCAGACGCAGGCCGTCCTCCAAGCCGTTGCAGACAAAGTGAAAGAGGAGTCCCAGGTGCCTGCAACCCAGAGTGTGCAGAGAGCAGGGCCAAAAGCGctggagaaggtggaggaggtagaggaggactCCGAGGTGCTGGCTGCCGAGAAAGAGAAGGATGTTGTGCTGAAAGGACCCGTGCAGGAAGCTGAAGCTGAGCCTCTTGCACAGGGCTCTGAGACTGTACAGGCTACCCCAGAGAGCCTTGAAGTTCCTGAAGTCACAGCGGATGTAGACCGTGTCGCCACATGCCAGGCTATCAAGCACCAGCAGCTGATGGAACAGGCTGTGGCCCCTGAGTCATCTGAAACCTTGACAGACAGTGAGACAAATGGAAGTACTCCCCTAGCAGATTCAGACACTCCAAACGGGACACAGCAAGACGAGACCGTTGACAGCCAGGACAGTAATGCCATTGCCACCGTCAGTCAGTCACAGGTCACCGAAGAGGAGGCAGCTGCTGCTCAGACGGAGGGGCCTTCAACACCACCTAGTTTTTCAGCCCAGGAAGAACCCAGGGAAAAACCAGGAAGAGATGTTCTAGAACCCACACAAGTGCTTGCTGCCGGGGCAGTGCCTGTTCCGGCAAAGGCTGAGGTGGGTCAAGAGGGTGAGGCTGGCCAGTTTGATGAAGAAAAAGTCAAAGACAGACAGCATGTTAAAGAACTGGAGGTGTCTGTACACACTGGACCCAATAGTCAAAAGACTGCTGACTTGACACGTGACAGTGACGTAATGGAAGTGGCCAGATGTCAGGAAACCGAGAGTAATGGAGAACAGAGTATTAGCCCGGAGAAAAGAGAGATGGGAACCGACgttgaaaaggagaaaacagagaccaagacagagcaagccagtgaagaacatgaGCAGGAAACAGCTGCTCCTGAGCACGAAGGAGCCCACCCTAAGCCAGTCCTGACAGTTGACATGCCCCACTCAGAGAGGGGAAAGGCACTGGGCAGCCTTGAAGGAAGCCCTTCTCTCCCAGACCAAGACAAAGCAGATTGCATAGAGGTTCAAGTTCAAAGCTCAGACACACCAGTCACTCAAACAACCGAAGCTGTGAAAAAGGTCGAAGAAACTGTGGCAACTTCAGAGATGGATGAAAGTTTGGAGTTTACAGGTGCACACTCATTACCAGCTGAGAAGCTCTCCGAAACGGGTGGCTACGGGACTCTTCAGCATGGAGAGGACACCGTGCCCCAGGGGCCTGAGTCTCAGGCAGAGTCCATCCCTATAATAGTAACTCCTGCTCCTGAAAGCACCCTACATTCTGACCTTCAAAGAGAAGTGAGCGCATCCCAGAAACAGAGATCAGATGAAGATGACAAGCCAGATGCTGGTCCTGATGCTGCCTGCAAGGAGAGTGCAGCAAGAGAGAAAGTCCTCAGGGCTGAACCTGAGATCTTGGAACTTGAGAGTAAGAGCAATAAGATTGTCCAGAGTGTCATCCAGACAGCCGTCAACCAGTTTGCACGTACAGAAACTGCCCCCGAAACCCACGCTTCTGATTTACAGAATCAGGTTCCTGTGGCGCAGGCTGACAGCCAGGGAGCACAACAGATGCTGGACAAAGATGAAAGCGACCTTCAAGTCTTCCCCCAAGATGGAACACTTAGTGCCGTAGCCCAGGAAGGACTTGCGGTTTCTGATAGTTCTGAAGGCCTGAGCAAGGCTTCAGAAATGATCACCATGCTTGCAGTTGAAAGTGCCAGTGTCAAAGAAAGTGTTGAGAAGCTGCCTCTTCAGTCCAAAGATCAAAAGGAGCACGCTGCTGACGGCCCCCAGCACCAAAGCTtaggcaaggcagaggcagatgcctC harbors:
- the Akap12 gene encoding A-kinase anchor protein 12 isoform X1; its protein translation is MGAGSSTEQRSPEQPAGSDTPSELELSGHGPAAEASGAAGDSADADPATKLPQKNGQLSAVNGVAEQEDVHVQEESQDGQEEEVTVEDVGQRESEDVKEKDRAKEMAASSTVVEDITKDEQEETPEIIEQIPASESNVEEMAQAAESQANDVGFKKVFKFVGFKFTVKKDKNEKSDTVQLLTVKKDEGEGAEASVGAGDHQEPGVETIGESASKESELKQSTEKQEGTLKQAQSSTEIPLQVESGQGTEEEAAKDGEENREKEPTKPLESPTSPVSNETTSSFKKFFTHGWAGWRKKTSFKKPKEDDPETSEKRKEQEAEKVDEEEGEKTEAAPAEEQREPAEGTDQARLSADYEKVELPLEDQAGDLEALSEKCAPLATEVFDEKTEAHQEVVAEVHVSTMEKTTKGQGGAEVEGDVVVEGSGESLPPEKLAETQEVPQEAEPVEELMKTKEVCVSGGDHTQLTDLSPEEKMLPKHPEGIVSEVEMLSSQERIKVQGSPLKKLFSSSGLKKLSGKKQKGKRGGGGGDEEPGEYQHIQTESPESADEQKGESSASSPEEPEEITCLEKGPSEAPQEGEAEEGATSDGEKKREGITPWASFKKMVTPKKRVRRPSESDKEEELDKVKSATLSSTESTVSGMQDEVRAVGEEQRSEEPKRRVDTSVSWEALICVGSSKKRARKASSSDDEGGPRTLGGDGHRAEEASKDKEAAADALPASTQEQDQAQGSSSPEPAGSPSEGEGVSTWESFKRLVTPRKKSKSKLEERAEDSGAEQLASETEPSREESWVSIKKFIPGRRKKRADGKQEQAAVEDLGPGEINEDDPDVPAVVPLSEYDAVEREKLEAQQAQENVELPQLKGAVYVSEELSKTLVHTVSVAVIDGTRAVTSAEERSPSWISASMTEPLEHAEGVATPTVGEVTEKDIIAEETPALTQTLPGGKDAHDDIVTSEVDFTSEAVTAAETTEALRAEEVTEASGAEETTDMVSAVSQLSDSPDTTEEATPVQEVEGGMLDKEEQERQTQAVLQAVADKVKEESQVPATQSVQRAGPKALEKVEEVEEDSEVLAAEKEKDVVLKGPVQEAEAEPLAQGSETVQATPESLEVPEVTADVDRVATCQAIKHQQLMEQAVAPESSETLTDSETNGSTPLADSDTPNGTQQDETVDSQDSNAIATVSQSQVTEEEAAAAQTEGPSTPPSFSAQEEPREKPGRDVLEPTQVLAAGAVPVPAKAEVGQEGEAGQFDEEKVKDRQHVKELEVSVHTGPNSQKTADLTRDSDVMEVARCQETESNGEQSISPEKREMGTDVEKEKTETKTEQASEEHEQETAAPEHEGAHPKPVLTVDMPHSERGKALGSLEGSPSLPDQDKADCIEVQVQSSDTPVTQTTEAVKKVEETVATSEMDESLEFTGAHSLPAEKLSETGGYGTLQHGEDTVPQGPESQAESIPIIVTPAPESTLHSDLQREVSASQKQRSDEDDKPDAGPDAACKESAAREKVLRAEPEILELESKSNKIVQSVIQTAVNQFARTETAPETHASDLQNQVPVAQADSQGAQQMLDKDESDLQVFPQDGTLSAVAQEGLAVSDSSEGLSKASEMITMLAVESASVKESVEKLPLQSKDQKEHAADGPQHQSLGKAEADASGNLTKESPDNNGPKLTEEGDALKVEVLEEEMNKAQTEEDLQEPKGDLAES